A single Marinobacter sp. es.042 DNA region contains:
- the rsxG gene encoding electron transport complex subunit RsxG, with protein MAAVVQSIRRSAIGLGLFAVITGGTIAVTQVATEERIHEQAARAEAQALYEIIPESRHNNDLLRDTVQLPASERLAQPGPLTVWVARQDEQPIGMIMPVVAPDGYSGKIHLLVGVNMQGTILGVRVTNHKETPGLGDQIETRKSDWIKSFDGRSLGEPPHREWNVKKNGGEFDQFTGATITPRAVVKAVQKALMYFRENRQIIRERLNEEPSPRDKILNPEAIAGESSNTEHS; from the coding sequence ATGGCTGCAGTTGTACAATCCATCCGTCGCAGCGCCATCGGGCTCGGCCTGTTCGCCGTGATCACCGGGGGCACCATTGCCGTGACTCAGGTGGCCACCGAAGAGCGAATTCATGAGCAGGCAGCCCGTGCAGAGGCCCAGGCCCTGTACGAGATTATTCCGGAAAGCCGGCACAACAACGACCTGCTAAGGGACACCGTGCAGTTACCCGCCAGTGAACGGCTCGCGCAACCTGGCCCTCTGACAGTCTGGGTGGCGCGACAGGACGAGCAGCCCATTGGCATGATCATGCCGGTGGTAGCGCCGGACGGCTACTCGGGTAAAATTCACCTGCTGGTGGGGGTCAATATGCAGGGCACCATCCTCGGAGTGCGGGTCACCAATCATAAAGAAACACCCGGGCTGGGAGATCAGATCGAAACCCGGAAATCAGACTGGATCAAGAGCTTTGATGGCCGCTCCCTGGGAGAACCCCCACATCGGGAGTGGAACGTCAAAAAAAATGGTGGAGAATTCGATCAGTTCACAGGCGCGACCATCACGCCAAGGGCTGTAGTAAAAGCGGTTCAGAAAGCGCTGATGTATTTTCGGGAAAACCGTCAGATTATCCGGGAGCGGCTCAACGAAGAGCCGTCACCGAGAGACAAGATTCTGAACCCTGAAGCGATTGCCGGCGAATCGTCCAATACGGAGCATTCCTGA
- a CDS encoding electron transport complex subunit E: MATKSSSEIIRDGLWDNNPALVQVLGLCPLLAVTSTVVNAIGLGLATLMVLMGSNLAVSLIRNFVSESVRLPAFVMIIASFVTCAELLMQAFTYELYLILGIFIPLIVTNCAILGRADAFASRNPPLPALLDGAMMGLGFLAVLVVLGGLRELIGQGTLFVDMHLLLGPVAADWVISPFDNYPDMLFMILPPGAFIGLGLLIALKNGIDNHLEERRKAHEPAPVAAGSKRVRVTGNVS, from the coding sequence ATGGCAACCAAATCATCGAGCGAAATCATCCGCGACGGGCTCTGGGACAACAACCCGGCCCTCGTCCAGGTGCTTGGGCTCTGCCCGCTTCTGGCCGTGACCAGTACCGTCGTTAATGCCATTGGGCTGGGGCTGGCTACACTCATGGTGCTCATGGGGTCCAATCTTGCGGTGTCACTGATTCGCAATTTCGTAAGCGAGTCCGTGCGCCTGCCCGCATTCGTCATGATCATCGCTTCATTCGTAACCTGCGCGGAATTGCTCATGCAGGCCTTTACCTATGAGCTCTATCTGATTCTCGGCATCTTCATTCCACTGATTGTCACCAACTGCGCCATCCTTGGCCGGGCTGACGCTTTTGCTTCCAGAAATCCACCACTCCCGGCACTGCTGGATGGCGCCATGATGGGCCTGGGCTTTCTGGCGGTGCTGGTGGTTCTGGGCGGCCTTCGGGAACTTATCGGACAGGGCACCCTGTTTGTGGACATGCACCTGCTGCTGGGCCCCGTTGCTGCCGATTGGGTGATCAGCCCCTTCGACAACTACCCGGATATGCTGTTCATGATTCTTCCTCCCGGCGCCTTTATCGGGCTCGGACTGCTGATCGCGCTCAAAAATGGTATCGACAACCATCTGGAAGAGCGCCGCAAGGCACATGAACCAGCGCCTGTAGCAGCAGGCAGCAAGCGGGTCCGGGTTACCGGGAACGTATCCTGA
- the nth gene encoding endonuclease III — MNKQKRIEIFTRLREANPNPTTELNYSSPFELLIAVILSAQATDVGVNKATDKLFPVANTPEAILALGVDGLKEYIKTIGLFNSKAENVIKTCRILIEKHGGQVPERREDLEALPGVGRKTANVVLNTAFGHMAMAVDTHIYRVSNRTGIAPGKNVLEVENRLMRLVPKEFLLDAHHWLILHGRYTCTARKPKCGACIIEDLCEFKQKRDYL; from the coding sequence ATGAACAAACAGAAACGCATTGAGATCTTCACCCGCCTCAGGGAGGCCAACCCCAATCCGACCACCGAGCTGAACTATTCCAGCCCGTTCGAGTTGCTGATTGCCGTTATTCTCTCGGCCCAGGCCACGGATGTGGGTGTCAACAAGGCTACCGACAAGCTGTTCCCGGTCGCCAACACGCCTGAGGCCATCCTGGCCCTGGGAGTGGATGGCCTGAAGGAGTACATCAAGACCATTGGCCTGTTTAACAGCAAGGCCGAGAACGTGATCAAGACCTGTCGAATCCTGATTGAGAAACACGGCGGCCAGGTGCCGGAGCGGAGGGAGGATCTGGAGGCGTTGCCCGGAGTCGGTCGCAAAACCGCAAACGTGGTCTTGAACACCGCCTTCGGCCACATGGCCATGGCGGTGGACACTCACATCTATCGCGTGTCGAACCGCACCGGCATTGCGCCCGGCAAGAACGTTCTGGAGGTGGAGAATCGGTTGATGCGCCTGGTGCCAAAAGAGTTCCTGCTGGACGCGCACCACTGGCTGATTCTGCACGGGCGCTATACCTGTACCGCCCGAAAACCGAAATGCGGCGCCTGTATCATTGAGGACCTGTGCGAGTTCAAGCAGAAACGGGATTATCTCTGA
- a CDS encoding chalcone isomerase family protein, with amino-acid sequence MKKALTTGFASLTLTALLSAPAAALTVEGVDVPDTYSAMDTELTLNGAGTRSKWFMDLYVGGLYVPETIDDGEAVINADEPQAITLHIISGMITSERMTEATLEGFEASTDGDMASIQEDVDQFMAVFQEEITEGDVFDLVYLPGEGVRVLKNSEQKDTVGDLAFKKALFGIWLSDKPAQKDLKEKMLGQR; translated from the coding sequence ATGAAGAAGGCTCTTACAACCGGTTTTGCGTCTCTGACGCTGACGGCCCTGCTGTCTGCTCCAGCCGCCGCCCTCACCGTGGAAGGTGTTGATGTTCCGGATACCTATTCCGCCATGGATACCGAACTCACGCTTAATGGCGCAGGTACCCGTTCCAAATGGTTCATGGACCTGTATGTCGGCGGTCTGTACGTTCCCGAGACCATCGACGATGGTGAGGCCGTGATTAACGCAGATGAGCCCCAGGCCATCACTCTGCACATCATCTCCGGCATGATTACCAGCGAACGCATGACAGAGGCCACTCTGGAAGGTTTCGAGGCCTCCACCGACGGCGATATGGCATCTATCCAGGAGGATGTGGACCAGTTTATGGCGGTCTTCCAGGAAGAAATCACCGAGGGTGACGTTTTCGATCTGGTTTATCTGCCGGGCGAAGGCGTGCGGGTCCTCAAGAACAGCGAGCAGAAGGACACGGTTGGCGATCTGGCCTTTAAAAAGGCCCTGTTCGGAATCTGGCTTTCCGATAAGCCGGCTCAGAAGGATCTGAAGGAGAAAATGCTGGGTCAGCGCTAA
- the rpoS gene encoding RNA polymerase sigma factor RpoS, translating into MSAEQEDIIIDRVSDMDDAEDQLLAEEKVEKEPTEEVAEVEEGIPTKGRYFTSQKQLDATQLYLNEIGFSPLLTPEEEVYFARLARKGEESGRKRMIESNLRLVVKIARRYVNRGLTLLDLIEEGNLGLIRAVEKFDPERGFRFSTYATWWIRQTIERAIMNQTRTIRLPIHVVKELNLYLRAARELTQKLDHEPSAEEIARMVDKPVADVKRMLGLNERVASMDTPIGAGGEKSLLDTVADEGASDPADLLQDNNMCSCLEKWIDQLSDKQQEVLSRRFGLRGYPVSTLEEVGQEIGLTRERVRQIQVEALRRLREILEKEGLSGNLLFK; encoded by the coding sequence ATGTCAGCAGAGCAAGAAGACATCATCATTGATCGTGTATCGGACATGGACGATGCCGAGGATCAATTGTTAGCAGAAGAGAAAGTTGAAAAAGAGCCAACCGAAGAAGTGGCAGAAGTAGAAGAGGGCATCCCCACCAAGGGACGATATTTCACCAGTCAAAAGCAGCTGGATGCCACTCAGCTGTACCTCAACGAAATTGGTTTTTCCCCCCTGCTTACGCCGGAAGAAGAGGTCTATTTTGCCCGTCTGGCACGCAAGGGAGAGGAGTCCGGCCGTAAACGGATGATCGAGAGCAACCTTCGCCTTGTGGTGAAGATCGCACGACGTTACGTGAACCGGGGGCTGACCCTGTTGGACCTGATCGAAGAGGGCAACCTTGGCCTGATCAGGGCGGTGGAAAAGTTTGATCCGGAGCGGGGTTTCAGATTCTCCACCTACGCCACCTGGTGGATTCGCCAGACCATAGAGCGGGCCATCATGAACCAGACCCGCACCATCCGTCTGCCGATTCATGTGGTCAAGGAACTCAACCTGTATCTCCGTGCAGCGCGGGAACTGACCCAGAAACTGGATCATGAGCCCTCGGCGGAGGAAATCGCCAGAATGGTCGATAAGCCCGTGGCCGACGTTAAGCGGATGTTGGGGCTCAATGAGCGCGTCGCTTCCATGGACACGCCCATTGGTGCCGGTGGCGAAAAGTCGCTTCTGGATACCGTAGCGGATGAAGGGGCTTCGGATCCGGCGGATCTCCTGCAGGACAACAATATGTGTTCCTGCCTGGAGAAGTGGATTGACCAGCTAAGCGACAAGCAGCAAGAAGTTCTGTCACGCCGTTTTGGTCTGCGGGGCTACCCGGTAAGCACGCTGGAGGAAGTCGGCCAGGAGATTGGCCTGACCCGTGAGCGAGTAAGACAGATCCAGGTCGAGGCGCTTCGTCGTCTTCGTGAGATCCTGGAGAAGGAAGGCCTGTCCGGAAACCTGCTGTTCAAGTAA
- a CDS encoding peptidoglycan DD-metalloendopeptidase family protein — MRGLINAVSPASPRFPSGASEPDRPAKKVLASRLALLPLMALLLLSGCNTPALYQDDIYNPPVYWGRHVVKPGETLYSIAWRYGRDYRELGDANGIGPPWNLKAGQVIRLDLRGSVTSGSQTTAAKKPSGSQPPRTASRASPPKQTAATAPKPAVTRAANKGAPLASQTQTVARIEWRWPHVGTVIAGYSTSGKVNKGIDIAGQAGDAVRAAATGNVVYAGNGLLGYGNLIIVNHNEHYLSAYAHNRKILVQEGEDVKAGQVIAELGSSGAERPMLHFEIRKNGNPVDPVHYLPPR, encoded by the coding sequence ATGCGTGGGCTCATCAATGCCGTTTCACCGGCGTCCCCGCGGTTCCCGTCCGGTGCCTCAGAGCCTGATCGCCCCGCGAAAAAGGTGCTGGCCAGCCGCCTGGCACTCCTGCCCCTCATGGCCCTGCTACTACTCTCCGGCTGTAACACGCCGGCTCTCTACCAGGACGACATTTACAATCCCCCGGTCTATTGGGGCCGTCATGTTGTCAAACCTGGCGAAACCCTCTACAGCATAGCCTGGCGGTATGGTCGGGACTACCGCGAGCTTGGCGACGCCAATGGCATTGGTCCGCCCTGGAATCTCAAGGCGGGTCAGGTGATTCGTCTGGATCTTCGCGGAAGTGTAACCTCGGGCAGTCAGACTACAGCTGCCAAAAAGCCGTCTGGATCGCAACCGCCGAGAACGGCAAGTCGTGCTTCGCCTCCGAAACAGACAGCCGCCACGGCACCCAAACCTGCGGTGACGAGAGCAGCGAACAAGGGCGCACCACTCGCTTCCCAGACCCAGACCGTGGCCCGAATTGAATGGCGCTGGCCTCACGTTGGCACTGTAATTGCTGGATATTCAACATCCGGAAAAGTCAATAAAGGTATTGATATTGCCGGGCAAGCCGGGGATGCTGTAAGAGCTGCGGCCACCGGGAATGTGGTCTATGCCGGCAACGGGTTGCTTGGATACGGCAACCTGATTATCGTGAATCACAACGAGCACTATTTAAGTGCTTACGCTCATAACCGGAAGATTCTGGTGCAGGAAGGGGAGGATGTGAAAGCCGGGCAGGTGATCGCAGAGCTCGGTAGCAGTGGCGCTGAACGACCCATGTTGCATTTTGAGATTCGCAAAAATGGCAATCCGGTTGACCCAGTCCATTATCTGCCGCCGCGCTAA
- a CDS encoding DUF368 domain-containing protein, translating to MVDSSASKPSHGNDIVRSHHPAAVFLRGIAMGAADIVPGVSGGTIAFITGIYFRLLEAINAVPGAVFHDLFRGRFSRFWKACDGTFLVALLAGVLTSIVTLASGISYLLVAYPILIWSFFFGLIVASVWHVGRQVRHYKPALLVPLLFGIVIAWWITTLSASEFAPSTLAFFGAGALAICAMILPGISGSFILVIIGMYAPVLAAIKSLDAGILLLFMAGCVVGLLSIARLITWAFHHFHDLVLALLTGFMIGALNKVWPWKETLSWRTNSSGDQVPLNETSIWPSTFAEQAGQDPQVLFALLMAAAGFALVLLVEWLGSRHGEVAPSR from the coding sequence ATGGTCGACTCTTCAGCAAGTAAACCAAGCCACGGCAACGATATTGTACGCAGCCACCACCCCGCAGCCGTGTTTCTGCGAGGAATCGCCATGGGCGCCGCTGATATCGTTCCAGGGGTTTCCGGTGGCACCATTGCATTCATTACCGGTATCTATTTCCGCCTCCTGGAAGCGATCAACGCGGTTCCCGGCGCAGTCTTCCATGACCTGTTTCGAGGCCGGTTCAGTCGGTTCTGGAAAGCCTGTGACGGAACTTTTCTGGTCGCCTTGCTGGCGGGCGTTCTGACCAGTATTGTTACCCTGGCATCTGGTATCAGCTATCTGCTGGTGGCCTATCCAATCCTGATCTGGAGCTTTTTCTTCGGGTTGATCGTCGCTTCGGTCTGGCATGTCGGGCGTCAGGTGCGACACTACAAGCCCGCACTGCTGGTTCCGCTGTTATTCGGCATTGTTATCGCGTGGTGGATAACCACCCTGTCTGCCAGCGAATTTGCGCCTTCCACTCTGGCGTTTTTCGGGGCCGGCGCCCTGGCCATCTGCGCCATGATTCTTCCTGGCATCTCGGGCAGCTTTATCCTGGTGATTATTGGTATGTATGCGCCCGTGCTCGCCGCGATCAAATCGTTGGACGCGGGCATTCTGCTTCTGTTTATGGCAGGTTGCGTGGTGGGTCTTTTATCCATCGCCCGCCTGATCACCTGGGCGTTCCACCATTTTCATGATCTCGTGCTCGCCTTGCTCACCGGCTTCATGATCGGAGCGCTCAACAAGGTCTGGCCCTGGAAGGAGACTCTCAGTTGGCGTACCAACAGCTCCGGTGACCAAGTTCCCCTGAATGAGACGAGTATCTGGCCCTCGACGTTTGCAGAGCAGGCCGGCCAGGATCCCCAGGTGCTATTTGCCCTGCTCATGGCGGCGGCCGGTTTTGCCCTCGTTCTGCTGGTGGAGTGGCTCGGTTCCCGGCATGGAGAGGTCGCACCATCGAGGTAA
- a CDS encoding protein-L-isoaspartate(D-aspartate) O-methyltransferase: MTAQLEGIGMTSRRTRMRLVQRLREAGIESDRVLEIMGEVPRHIFLDEALSHRAYEDTSLPIGYGQTLSQPYIVARMTELMLAHGPSRVLELGTGSGYQTSVLSRLFAEIFSVERIKALQDRARDRLRQLNARNVFLKHADGGMGWPERGPFDGIIVTAAPIEVPGELLAQLADGGVLIAPVGEENQVLVQVTRRGDRFDHKELEPVRFVPLLGGVVR; the protein is encoded by the coding sequence ATGACAGCGCAGCTCGAAGGCATCGGGATGACCTCCCGACGCACCCGAATGCGACTGGTTCAGCGCCTCAGGGAAGCCGGCATCGAGTCGGACCGGGTACTTGAGATTATGGGAGAGGTGCCACGGCACATTTTCCTGGATGAGGCGCTTTCCCATAGGGCCTACGAAGATACATCGCTACCGATTGGCTACGGCCAAACCTTGTCACAGCCCTACATAGTGGCCCGCATGACTGAATTAATGCTTGCCCACGGGCCCTCACGGGTCCTGGAGCTTGGCACCGGGTCCGGTTACCAGACCTCGGTGCTCTCCCGCCTGTTCGCCGAAATCTTCAGCGTCGAGCGGATCAAGGCGCTTCAGGACAGGGCCCGGGACCGGTTGCGACAACTGAACGCCAGAAACGTGTTCCTGAAACATGCTGATGGTGGCATGGGCTGGCCTGAACGTGGCCCTTTCGACGGCATTATCGTGACGGCAGCGCCCATTGAAGTTCCTGGCGAATTGCTCGCCCAACTGGCAGACGGTGGCGTATTGATCGCCCCGGTAGGTGAGGAGAATCAGGTGCTGGTGCAGGTAACCCGGCGGGGAGATCGCTTTGATCACAAGGAGCTGGAGCCGGTCCGGTTTGTGCCGCTTCTGGGCGGGGTTGTCCGATAA
- the surE gene encoding 5'/3'-nucleotidase SurE produces MRILLSNDDGVHSPGLIALHDGLKGLGELEVVAPDRDHSGASNALTLNRPLTVEEHPNGFRSVDGTPTDCVHLAVNGLFREPFDRVVSGINTHANLGDDIIYSGTVAAATEGRHLGLPAIAVSLVNDGHFHYETAARVVRILLENERPLVLGPRSILNVNVPDVPWEELAGIRVTRLGHRERAEGAVPMTCPRGKERYWIGAAGVGGDAGPGTDFNAVREGYVSVTPVHIDMTRHEALSRLRDWVDTLEVSLEGRG; encoded by the coding sequence GTGCGTATTCTGTTGTCGAATGATGACGGCGTTCATTCACCGGGGCTCATAGCCCTGCATGATGGCTTAAAAGGACTGGGTGAGCTTGAGGTCGTGGCGCCTGACCGGGATCACAGCGGCGCCAGTAACGCCTTGACGCTCAATCGCCCCCTGACGGTTGAGGAACATCCCAACGGCTTCCGTTCGGTCGATGGAACACCGACTGACTGCGTCCACCTGGCGGTAAACGGATTGTTCCGTGAGCCGTTCGACCGGGTGGTGTCGGGTATCAACACCCACGCCAACCTTGGCGACGACATCATCTACTCCGGAACCGTTGCTGCGGCAACCGAGGGTCGCCACCTCGGACTCCCTGCCATTGCCGTCTCCCTCGTCAACGATGGCCACTTTCACTACGAGACCGCCGCCCGGGTTGTCCGGATACTGCTCGAGAACGAGCGTCCCCTGGTGCTGGGGCCACGCTCCATTCTCAACGTGAATGTCCCGGATGTTCCCTGGGAGGAGCTGGCTGGCATTCGGGTAACGCGCCTGGGCCACCGGGAACGGGCAGAGGGTGCCGTCCCGATGACCTGTCCCCGCGGCAAAGAGCGTTACTGGATCGGGGCGGCAGGTGTCGGCGGTGACGCCGGTCCCGGCACCGATTTCAACGCTGTCCGCGAAGGTTATGTTTCGGTTACCCCGGTTCACATCGACATGACCCGTCATGAGGCGCTCTCACGGCTCCGGGATTGGGTCGATACTCTGGAGGTTTCGCTGGAGGGGCGGGGATGA
- the truD gene encoding tRNA pseudouridine(13) synthase TruD, whose product MSNWRLDWPTSGGGRIASGRLKTAPGDFIVDELLELPESSPAVEGDVIAGRGEHLCLKLEKVGDNTEYVARELARIAGCRHFDVGFCGLKDRHAVTRQWFSLYRPGNEDQDTALIREIGACWPVLAASRQARKLRRGEHRGNGFTITLRAVAGEHRVIDRALERLGDIGAPNYFGPQRFGNDGANLDRAVHLDPATLNRRGRSGGKGRGGKKRAGSDGSKNVLYFSAARSWLFNEVLAVRVDDGSWAEAGATGPLWGDGGTTACGPLETFERGIVAQTPELAALFSVTRMKPERRPLVVKPESLSWQWVAEDCLELAFFLSPGQYATTILSDIFELEDMSLGRHNEQQG is encoded by the coding sequence TTGAGCAACTGGCGCCTTGACTGGCCAACCTCCGGCGGCGGTCGTATTGCCTCTGGCCGCCTGAAAACCGCCCCGGGCGATTTCATTGTCGACGAATTGCTGGAGCTGCCGGAGAGCAGCCCGGCCGTCGAGGGAGATGTAATCGCAGGTCGTGGCGAACATCTTTGTTTGAAACTGGAGAAAGTGGGCGATAACACAGAGTATGTTGCCCGCGAATTGGCCAGGATCGCCGGGTGTCGTCACTTTGATGTCGGTTTCTGTGGGCTCAAGGATAGGCATGCTGTGACCCGCCAGTGGTTCAGTCTGTACCGTCCCGGAAACGAGGATCAGGACACCGCTCTGATCCGGGAGATTGGCGCATGCTGGCCGGTTCTGGCGGCTTCGCGGCAGGCGCGGAAATTGCGGCGTGGGGAGCACAGGGGGAATGGCTTCACGATTACCCTGAGGGCCGTTGCCGGTGAGCACCGGGTTATTGACCGAGCGCTGGAGCGTCTGGGCGATATTGGGGCTCCAAACTACTTTGGCCCCCAACGGTTTGGCAATGATGGCGCTAACCTTGACCGTGCGGTGCATCTCGATCCCGCTACCCTGAACCGACGTGGCCGGTCTGGCGGAAAAGGCCGGGGTGGCAAAAAGCGAGCTGGCAGCGACGGCTCGAAAAACGTATTGTATTTTTCGGCAGCGCGCTCCTGGCTGTTCAATGAGGTGCTGGCAGTTCGGGTAGATGATGGCAGCTGGGCCGAGGCAGGAGCGACAGGTCCACTGTGGGGTGACGGCGGCACCACCGCTTGCGGTCCCCTGGAAACCTTCGAGCGGGGCATTGTCGCGCAAACCCCGGAGTTGGCCGCCCTGTTTTCGGTCACCCGGATGAAACCGGAGCGAAGGCCATTGGTGGTAAAACCGGAGAGCCTCTCCTGGCAGTGGGTCGCTGAAGACTGTCTGGAGCTGGCGTTTTTTCTTTCGCCCGGCCAGTACGCGACAACGATTTTGAGTGATATTTTCGAGCTTGAGGACATGAGCCTCGGCCGACACAACGAACAACAAGGCTAG
- the ispF gene encoding 2-C-methyl-D-erythritol 2,4-cyclodiphosphate synthase: MRIGQGFDVHAFCEGDSVIIGGVSIPHSHGLKAHSDGDVLLHALADALLGAAALGDIGHFFPDTSDEWAGADSRDLLRRVVNRIRDEGFSVVNVDTTIIAEAPKMAPHIDAIRLNIAEDLGVPASRVSVKATTTEKLGFTGRGEGIACQAICLLEPVES; this comes from the coding sequence ATGCGTATTGGTCAGGGCTTCGATGTCCACGCCTTCTGCGAAGGCGACTCTGTGATTATTGGCGGCGTAAGCATTCCGCATTCCCACGGGCTCAAGGCCCATTCTGATGGTGATGTCCTGCTGCATGCGTTGGCAGATGCATTGCTGGGCGCTGCCGCGCTTGGCGACATCGGGCATTTCTTCCCGGACACTAGTGACGAGTGGGCAGGGGCCGACAGCAGGGACCTTTTGCGTCGGGTTGTGAACCGGATCCGGGACGAGGGCTTCTCCGTCGTTAACGTAGATACCACAATCATTGCCGAGGCTCCCAAGATGGCACCCCATATTGATGCCATCCGTTTGAACATTGCCGAAGATCTGGGCGTGCCGGCCAGTCGTGTCAGCGTGAAAGCCACCACCACGGAAAAGCTGGGTTTTACGGGGCGCGGGGAAGGCATTGCCTGCCAGGCGATCTGCCTGCTTGAACCGGTGGAATCTTGA
- the ispD gene encoding 2-C-methyl-D-erythritol 4-phosphate cytidylyltransferase, with protein MPAPRLWLIVPAAGIGQRMQAEQPKQYLRIGERFILDVTLSRLMDSAPFSGCMVPLHPADHWWPDTEASGDSRIQTCTGGSERAGSVLSALHAMAEQVKDDDWVLVHDAARPCLHTRDLSNLIDRLYSHPVGGLLASPVADTLKKAGTAELSEVIETVDRTGLWRALTPQMFRYRVLVDSLEAALARDLPVTDESSAVEFSGNMPVLVEGRPDNIKITVPADLALAGFILSQF; from the coding sequence ATGCCTGCTCCGAGACTCTGGCTGATTGTTCCTGCCGCCGGCATCGGCCAGCGTATGCAGGCTGAGCAACCGAAACAGTACCTTCGGATTGGCGAGCGTTTCATTCTCGACGTCACCCTTTCCCGACTTATGGATTCCGCGCCTTTTTCCGGCTGCATGGTGCCATTGCACCCGGCCGACCATTGGTGGCCGGATACCGAAGCCAGCGGCGATAGCCGAATCCAGACCTGTACCGGCGGTTCCGAAAGAGCTGGTTCGGTGTTGTCGGCGCTGCACGCTATGGCGGAACAGGTGAAAGATGACGACTGGGTTCTGGTGCACGATGCGGCGAGGCCCTGCCTTCATACCCGGGATCTTTCCAATCTGATTGACCGGCTCTACAGCCATCCTGTCGGGGGGCTGCTTGCCTCGCCGGTTGCCGACACTTTAAAGAAAGCCGGTACTGCTGAGCTTTCGGAAGTGATTGAGACCGTTGACCGCACGGGGTTGTGGCGGGCTCTGACGCCCCAGATGTTTCGCTACCGTGTTCTTGTTGATTCTCTGGAGGCAGCTCTTGCCCGGGACCTTCCGGTGACCGATGAGTCCTCCGCGGTGGAGTTTTCCGGTAACATGCCGGTGCTGGTTGAAGGGCGGCCGGACAATATCAAGATCACCGTGCCCGCAGATCTGGCACTGGCAGGCTTCATTCTGAGCCAATTCTGA
- a CDS encoding septum formation initiator family protein, with the protein MKLLWTLMVVVILLLQVRLWVGEGSFAQVWALEQSIAEQREENAELATRNERLYAEVRNLRNEQGAVEERARMNLGLIRDDETFFLVVEN; encoded by the coding sequence ATGAAGTTGCTCTGGACCTTAATGGTGGTTGTGATTCTCCTGCTGCAGGTGCGCCTGTGGGTCGGGGAGGGCAGCTTTGCGCAGGTATGGGCTCTGGAGCAGTCTATTGCCGAGCAACGTGAAGAAAATGCCGAACTGGCTACCCGCAATGAACGTCTCTATGCCGAAGTCAGGAATCTGCGTAACGAGCAGGGCGCCGTTGAAGAACGGGCCAGAATGAACCTCGGCCTGATAAGAGACGACGAGACCTTTTTCCTGGTTGTTGAAAACTGA